A window of the Plasmodium vivax chromosome 12, whole genome shotgun sequence genome harbors these coding sequences:
- a CDS encoding ubiquitin-conjugating enzyme E2, putative (encoded by transcript PVX_083175A): MTNSPKRKLKRATSKGMILPQMRKRNAYKHMNRVTKRLCTITPHNNPTKSGGLEPSTSVKKHMRTKYNMGNANYRIQKELHNFLNNPPINCTLDVHPNNIRIWIVKYVGLENTIYANEVYKLKIIFPDDYPLKPPIVYFLQKPPKHTHVYSNGDICLSLLGDDYNPSLSISGLVLSIISMLSSAKEKKLPIDNYTHADAKPGSSQNNFLYHDDKC; the protein is encoded by the coding sequence ATGACTAATAGCCCAAAGAGGAAGCTAAAAAGGGCGACATCAAAAGGTATGATATTAccccaaatgaggaaaagaaatgcaTATAAGCACATGAACAGGGTTACAAAGCGATTGTGCACAATTACCCCGCACAATAATCCTACCAAAAGCGGTGGCTTAGAACCATCGACAAGCGTTAAGAAACACATGAGGACGAAATACAATATGGGGAACGCTAACTACAGAATACAAAAGGAATTACATAACTTTCTGAATAACCCCCCTATTAACTGCACTTTAGATGTACACCCAAATAATATCCGAATATGGATTGTGAAATATGTAGGGCTGGAAAATACTATATACGCTAATGAAGTTTACAAACTGAAGATAATATTTCCAGATGATTATCCTTTGAAGCCCCCCattgtgtattttttacaGAAGCCACCTAAACATACCCACGTATATTCCAATGGAGACATATGCTTAAGTCTTCTCGGTGATGACTACAACCCTAGTTTGTCCATTTCCGGCTTAGTCCTCTCCATCATATCGATGTTATCTTCTgctaaggaaaaaaaattgcccattGATAACTACACACATGCGGATGCGAAACCGGGGAGCAGCCAGAACAATTTTCTCTACCATGATGATAAGTGTTGA
- a CDS encoding hypothetical protein, conserved (encoded by transcript PVX_083180A) translates to MFPDPSQNYEKLKVEKSFDETNDTAPDSVSRLYTIDGYTSESIGITQPQYKEYYSYPNAIVQEYEHKSNTPSMSFGCPGNPFSCKPPSPKVFIRRVENKKRKVCNKKCTSLNSSFAQDINPYVVYPSNSINENNVGEFSYTMPLSDADKNVPFGGKYVADQNNRLTYAYLSDDLNYSLNGQFMNLDNSYMNVPLCVRESFQNNDAFNAINGGFPLHRGGELHLNNGLPQEMDVTCHITPKDVVRYIHNFIKYIFKVIKLAFAKINRDLNTKEIYFDPTMPPVHEMDIDCEVCRKKYGEILMDAHQRDCISFFEGVDESRTIFNKLWDIINNWLDGKDTNKMDFLKDKEKIKEMVQQNSKEFEEVYYKLGNFPKDENGKIELPQFSNFERHSVMLM, encoded by the exons ATGTTTCCGGACCCGTCGCAAAACTATGAAAAATtgaaggtggaaaaaagttTTGACGAAACAAATGACACGGCGCCGGATAGCGTAAGTAGGCTGTACACCATAGATGGCTACACGAGCGAAAGCATAGGAATTACTCAGCCGCAGTACAAGGAATATTATAGCTACCCAAATGCCATAGTTCAAGAGTATGAGCATAAGAGTAACACCCCGTCTATGTCCTTCGGGTGCCCAGGAAATCCATTCAGTTGTAAGCCCCCCAGTCCAAAGGTATTTATTCGAAGagtagaaaataaaaaacgcaaaGTGTGCAATAAGAAGTGCACCTCCTTGAATAGCTCCTTTGCTCAAGACATTAATCCCTATGTTGTGTACCCAAGTAATTccattaatgaaaataatgtgGGGGAGTTCAGTTATACTATGCCCCTTAGCGATGCGGATAAGAATGTCCCCTTTGGAGGGAAATATGTAGCTGACCAGAACAACAGATTGACGTATGCCTACCTGTCAGATGACTTGAACTATTCGCTGAATGGCCAATTCATGAACCTTGACAATAGCTACATGAATGTTCCGCTGTGCGTGCGCGAGTCCTTCCAGAACAACGACGCTTTCAACGCCATCAACGGGGGGTTCCCCCTGCACCGG GGCGGCGAGCTTCACCTAAACAACGGCCTCCCCCAAGAAATGGATGTGACGTGCCACATAACCCCCAAGGACGTGGTCAGATACATCCACAACTTCATAAAGTACATTTTCAAAGTGATCAAATTGGCTTTCGCAAAAATAAACAGGGATCTCAACACGAAGGAAATTTATTTCGACCCTACCATGCCACCTGTGCACGAAATGGACATTGATTGCGAAGTGTGCAGAAAAAAGTATGGGGAGATTTTAATGGATGCCCATCAAAGAGATTGCATAAGCTTCTTCGAAGGGGTTGATGAGTCTCgcaccatttttaacaagCTATGGGATATCATAAACAACTGGCTAGATGGAAAGGACACTAATAAAATGGACTTCTTAAAGGATAAGGAAAAGATCAAAGAAATGGTCCAACAAAACAGCAAAGAGTTTGAGGAGGTGTACTACAAGCTGGGCAACTTTCCCAAAGATGAGAATGGGAAAATTGAGTTGCCCCAATTTAGCAACTTCGAGAGGCACAGTGTGATGTTGATGTGA
- a CDS encoding isocitrate dehydrogenase (encoded by transcript PVX_083185A) produces MGGSALLRSSRLLQSATRRYASKSAAFNIHGKVKVANPVVELDGDEMTKIIWKEIKEKLILPYLDLNIKYFDLSIENRDKTNDQVTLEAAEEIKKSSVGIKCATITPDAARVKEFNLKKMWKSPNGTIRNILDGTVFRAPILIKNIPRLIPNWKKPIVIGRHAYADQYKQKSLKIEKSGKFEIVFTPDDNSQVMREEIFHFKSPGVCLGMYNTEESITNFALSCFQYALDLKMPVYMSTKSTILKIYDGLFMEIFQKIYDQKFRNLFEQHNLWYEHKLIDDMVAQVLKSEGGFVWACKNYDGDIQSDAVAQGYGSLGLMSSILVCPDGVTCVSEAAHGTVTRHYRCHQRGEKTSTNPIASIFAWTRGLQHRAKLDQNQPLQLFCYALERACIETVEDGLMPKDLAACIKGLKNVTEKDYLFTDDFIDAINEKLKLKLLANQAKNDAQAATTTKLQNENWNNYAPQEHSS; encoded by the coding sequence ATGGGAGGAAGCGCGCTGCTGCGGAGTAGCCGCTTACTGCAAAGCGCCACCAGGCGATATGCGAGCAAAAGCGCGGCGTTCAACATCCACGGGAAGGTGAAGGTCGCCAACCCAGTCGTGGAGCTAGACGGAGACGAAATGACCAAAATTATTTGGAAAGAAATCAAAGAGAAGCTAATCCTTCCATACTTGGATCTGAACATAAAGTACTTTGACCTTTCCATCGAAAATAGAGACAAAACGAATGACCAAGTGACGTTagaagcagcagaagaaataaaaaagtcaTCTGTAGGCATTAAATGTGCAACAATAACCCCCGATGCAGCGAGAGTCAAAGAatttaacttaaaaaaaatgtggaaaagcCCCAACGGAACCATAAGAAATATACTGGACGGCACGGTATTCAGAGCACCCATTTTGATAAAGAACATCCCGAGGCTAATTCCCAACTGGAAGAAGCCAATCGTTATAGGAAGACATGCCTATGCTGACCAGTACAAGCAGAAAtcattaaaaatagaaaaaagtgggaaattCGAAATTGTTTTTACACCAGATGATAACTCGCAAGTGATGAGGGAAGAAATCTTCCACTTCAAATCACCGGGGGTTTGTCTAGGGATGTATAATACTGAGGAGTCCATCACCAACTTCGCCCTCTCGTGCTTCCAGTATGCACTAGATTTAAAGATGCCTGTTTATATGAGCACCAAAAGTACTATACTCAAAATATACGATGGGCTATTTATggaaattttccaaaaaatttatgaccAGAAATTTCGCAACCTATTTGAGCAGCACAACTTATGGTATGAACACAAACTGATCGATGATATGGTCGCTCAGGTGCTAAAATCTGAAGGGGGATTTGTATGGGCTTGTAAAAACTACGATGGAGATATTCAATCCGATGCAGTTGCACAAGGCTATGGGAGCCTAGGGCTAATGAGCTCCATCCTCGTGTGCCCCGATGGAGTTACTTGCGTGTCAGAAGCAGCACATGGAACCGTTACACGTCATTATCGATGCCatcaaaggggagaaaaaacttcTACCAATCCTATTGCTTCTATCTTTGCCTGGACAAGGGGGTTACAACATAGAGCCAAATTAGACCAGAACCAGCCCCTCCAACTCTTCTGTTATGCTCTCGAAAGGGCTTGCATAGAAACTGTAGAGGATGGACTCATGCCCAAGGACCTTGCTGCCTGCATAAAGGGGCTTAAAAATGTCACCGAGAAGGACTACCTCTTCACGGATGATTTCATTGATGCCATTAACGAGAAACTCAAGTTGAAGCTGCTCGCAAATCAGGCCAAAAATGACGCACAGGCCGCCACCACCACCAAGCTGCAAAACGAGAACTGGAATAATTACGCCCCCCAGGAGCACTCCTCGTGA